One segment of Macrotis lagotis isolate mMagLag1 chromosome 1, bilby.v1.9.chrom.fasta, whole genome shotgun sequence DNA contains the following:
- the LOC141508561 gene encoding ecto-ADP-ribosyltransferase 5-like isoform X3 → MKCFLTVSVISCVILISLQIPQTRSKTITLDMAPNTFDDDYTNCEKDMEQIAPFLLQTEMAQHKLLRQSWEAATASLKNYQNLSLPPGFHTEHALAVMVYTNSSNPLYQEFNSAVREMGKSIKVYMEQFPFKALHFYLMRALQLLRAPESCKEDSGQVVYRGIRSIHFEPRKPGDSVRLSQFTSTSVEHKVAQKFSNATLFTLSTCFGASIKDLSIFPNEQEVLIPPNEVFQVSNFCQDGSRNLVTLRSLKQTCSNFNCAYLRSIKHNGLEGGRLEKEKSKKCMVKSDGGECWIAQRNARSCH, encoded by the exons ATGAAGTGCTTTCTCACCGTTTCTGTGATTTCCTGTGTGATTCTCATTTCACTGCAAATTCCCCAG ACAAGAAGCAAGACAATTACCCTTGACATGGCTCCAAACACTTTTGATGATGACTACACCAACTGTGAGAAGGACATGGAGCAGATTGCCCCCTTCCTGCTTCAGACTGAGATGGCGCAGCACAAGCTGCTCAGACAATCATGGGAGGCTGCAACAGCTTCTTTGAAAAATTATCAgaacctctcccttcccccaggcTTCCATACCGAGCATGCACTGGCTGTAATGGTCTATACCAACTCATCCAACCCACTTTATCAGGAGTTTAACTCTGCTGTGAGGGAAATGGGCAAGTCTATTAAGGTCTACATGGAGCAATTTCCCTTCAAGGCCTTGCACTTCTACCTAATGAGGGCCTTACAGCTGCTGAGAGCTCCTGAGAGTTGTAAGGAAGACTCTGGACAGGTGGTATACCGGGGCATAAGAAGCATCCACTTCGAACCCAGAAAACCTGGAGATAGTGTCCGCCTCAGCCAATTTACCTCCACTTCTGTAGAGCATAAAGTGGCCCAGAAGTTCAGCAATGCCACCCTTTTTACCCTGAGCACATGCTTTGGGGCCTCCATCAAGGACCTCTCAATCTTCCCCAATGAGCAAGAGGTGCTCATCCCCCCCAATGAGGTCTTCCAGGTGTCTAACTTCTGCCAGGATGGAAGCCGAAACCTGGTGACTCTCAGAAGCCTCAAACAGACATGCAGTAACTTCAATTGTGCCTATTTGAGGAGTATTAAGCACAATGGACTGGAAGGTGGAAGACTGGAGA aagaaaagagtaaaaagTGTATGGTTAAATCAG ATGGAGGTGAATGCTGGATTGCTCAAAGAAATGCAAGATCTTGTCACTGA
- the LOC141508561 gene encoding ecto-ADP-ribosyltransferase 5-like isoform X1, giving the protein MKCFLTVSVISCVILISLQIPQTRSKTITLDMAPNTFDDDYTNCEKDMEQIAPFLLQTEMAQHKLLRQSWEAATASLKNYQNLSLPPGFHTEHALAVMVYTNSSNPLYQEFNSAVREMGKSIKVYMEQFPFKALHFYLMRALQLLRAPESCKEDSGQVVYRGIRSIHFEPRKPGDSVRLSQFTSTSVEHKVAQKFSNATLFTLSTCFGASIKDLSIFPNEQEVLIPPNEVFQVSNFCQDGSRNLVTLRSLKQTCSNFNCAYLRSIKHNGLEGGRLEKEKSKKCMVKSGKISNASIHNSIFFPFLYSSLPCSLPFSTQPVPLFASLSSWCTVDI; this is encoded by the exons ATGAAGTGCTTTCTCACCGTTTCTGTGATTTCCTGTGTGATTCTCATTTCACTGCAAATTCCCCAG ACAAGAAGCAAGACAATTACCCTTGACATGGCTCCAAACACTTTTGATGATGACTACACCAACTGTGAGAAGGACATGGAGCAGATTGCCCCCTTCCTGCTTCAGACTGAGATGGCGCAGCACAAGCTGCTCAGACAATCATGGGAGGCTGCAACAGCTTCTTTGAAAAATTATCAgaacctctcccttcccccaggcTTCCATACCGAGCATGCACTGGCTGTAATGGTCTATACCAACTCATCCAACCCACTTTATCAGGAGTTTAACTCTGCTGTGAGGGAAATGGGCAAGTCTATTAAGGTCTACATGGAGCAATTTCCCTTCAAGGCCTTGCACTTCTACCTAATGAGGGCCTTACAGCTGCTGAGAGCTCCTGAGAGTTGTAAGGAAGACTCTGGACAGGTGGTATACCGGGGCATAAGAAGCATCCACTTCGAACCCAGAAAACCTGGAGATAGTGTCCGCCTCAGCCAATTTACCTCCACTTCTGTAGAGCATAAAGTGGCCCAGAAGTTCAGCAATGCCACCCTTTTTACCCTGAGCACATGCTTTGGGGCCTCCATCAAGGACCTCTCAATCTTCCCCAATGAGCAAGAGGTGCTCATCCCCCCCAATGAGGTCTTCCAGGTGTCTAACTTCTGCCAGGATGGAAGCCGAAACCTGGTGACTCTCAGAAGCCTCAAACAGACATGCAGTAACTTCAATTGTGCCTATTTGAGGAGTATTAAGCACAATGGACTGGAAGGTGGAAGACTGGAGA aagaaaagagtaaaaagTGTATGGTTAAATCAGGTAAGATATCTAATGCTTCCATCcataattctattttcttcccattcttgTATTCCTCTCTTCCATGTTCCCTCCCTTTCTCAACTCAGCCTGTCCCTCTCTTTGCATCCCTCTCTTCCTGGTGCACAGTAGatatttaa
- the LOC141508561 gene encoding ecto-ADP-ribosyltransferase 5-like isoform X2 yields the protein MKCFLTVSVISCVILISLQIPQTRSKTITLDMAPNTFDDDYTNCEKDMEQIAPFLLQTEMAQHKLLRQSWEAATASLKNYQNLSLPPGFHTEHALAVMVYTNSSNPLYQEFNSAVREMGKSIKVYMEQFPFKALHFYLMRALQLLRAPESCKEDSGQVVYRGIRSIHFEPRKPGDSVRLSQFTSTSVEHKVAQKFSNATLFTLSTCFGASIKDLSIFPNEQEVLIPPNEVFQVSNFCQDGSRNLVTLRSLKQTCSNFNCAYLRSIKHNGLEGGRLEKEKSKKCMVKSGNINSMVLGKVTSCFLWEVNFCSSESAA from the exons ATGAAGTGCTTTCTCACCGTTTCTGTGATTTCCTGTGTGATTCTCATTTCACTGCAAATTCCCCAG ACAAGAAGCAAGACAATTACCCTTGACATGGCTCCAAACACTTTTGATGATGACTACACCAACTGTGAGAAGGACATGGAGCAGATTGCCCCCTTCCTGCTTCAGACTGAGATGGCGCAGCACAAGCTGCTCAGACAATCATGGGAGGCTGCAACAGCTTCTTTGAAAAATTATCAgaacctctcccttcccccaggcTTCCATACCGAGCATGCACTGGCTGTAATGGTCTATACCAACTCATCCAACCCACTTTATCAGGAGTTTAACTCTGCTGTGAGGGAAATGGGCAAGTCTATTAAGGTCTACATGGAGCAATTTCCCTTCAAGGCCTTGCACTTCTACCTAATGAGGGCCTTACAGCTGCTGAGAGCTCCTGAGAGTTGTAAGGAAGACTCTGGACAGGTGGTATACCGGGGCATAAGAAGCATCCACTTCGAACCCAGAAAACCTGGAGATAGTGTCCGCCTCAGCCAATTTACCTCCACTTCTGTAGAGCATAAAGTGGCCCAGAAGTTCAGCAATGCCACCCTTTTTACCCTGAGCACATGCTTTGGGGCCTCCATCAAGGACCTCTCAATCTTCCCCAATGAGCAAGAGGTGCTCATCCCCCCCAATGAGGTCTTCCAGGTGTCTAACTTCTGCCAGGATGGAAGCCGAAACCTGGTGACTCTCAGAAGCCTCAAACAGACATGCAGTAACTTCAATTGTGCCTATTTGAGGAGTATTAAGCACAATGGACTGGAAGGTGGAAGACTGGAGA aagaaaagagtaaaaagTGTATGGTTAAATCAG GAAATATTAACAGCATGGTCCTTGGAAAGGTGACATCATGCTTTTTGTGGGAAGTCAACTTCTGCTCCTCAGAATCCGCTGCTTAA